A genomic region of Gossypium hirsutum isolate 1008001.06 chromosome D01, Gossypium_hirsutum_v2.1, whole genome shotgun sequence contains the following coding sequences:
- the LOC107920983 gene encoding probable ribose-5-phosphate isomerase 2: MAIAWSEKASYVEVLSRPPSLSPPVILTQDELKKIAAYKAVEFVESGMVLGLGTGSTAKHAVDRIGELLRLGKLKNIVGIPTSKKTQEQAVSLGIPLSDLDHHSTIDLAIDGADEVDPHLNLVKGRGGSLLREKMVEGTCKKFICIVDESKLVKHLGGSGLAMPVEVVPFCWKFTANKLQNLFEDSGCVAKLRNDSKGKSFVTDNGNYTVDLYLKKDIGDLQVASDAILRIAGVVEHGMFLDMATTVIVAGELGITIKNK, translated from the coding sequence ATGGCAATTGCTTGGTCTGAAAAAGCTTCTTATGTGGAGGTTTTGTCTAGGCCTCCATCTTTATCTCCACCGGTCATCCTAACCCAAGACGAATTGAAAAAAATTGCCGCATACAAAGCCGTTGAGTTCGTTGAATCAGGAATGGTTCTGGGTCTAGGCACTGGTTCGACAGCCAAACACGCCGTGGATCGCATCGGTGAGTTGCTTCGCCTCGGCAAGCTCAAAAACATCGTAGGAATTCCCACCTCCAAGAAAACGCAAGAACAGGCTGTTTCTTTAGGCATCCCGCTCTCGGATCTCGACCACCATTCCACCATCGATTTAGCAATCGACGGCGCCGATGAAGTGGACCCACATCTTAATCTCGTCAAAGGCAGAGGTGGGTCCCTGTTAAGAGAGAAAATGGTGGAAGGGACTTGTAAGAAATTTATTTGTATTGTTGATGAATCCAAATTGGTTAAGCATTTGGGAGGGAGTGGCTTAGCCATGCCTGTTGAAGTTGTCCCCTTTTGCTGGAAATTCACAGCTAATAAACTCCAAAACCTGTTCGAAGATTCGGGCTGTGTGGCCAAGCTCAGGAATGATTCTAAAGGGAAATCCTTTGTAACAGATAATGGGAATTATACTGTGGATTTGTATTTGAAGAAAGACATTGGGGATTTGCAGGTGGCAAGCGATGCTATTCTGAGGATTGCTGGTGTCGTTGAACATGGCATGTTTCTTGATATGGCTACGACTGTTATTGTTGCAGGTGAGCTTGGGATCaccatcaagaacaagtag
- the LOC107921395 gene encoding uncharacterized protein, which translates to MQATTSCLSKSSASAPPPQHRFSSDLIGGRKGLGGAKTVNVKVMASKRSSGPYSHNFDGKLVDESMIVLRKRIQEMQRVEKSYEPPQHWMEWEKQYKKEKYDLDVCQAVGSLQSKLMETRPAVALGMTLLLLFTLPTSIAALLFHLIPNSL; encoded by the coding sequence ATGCAGGCTACTACTTCTTGTCTTTCTAAGTCCTCAGCTTCAGCTCCTCCACCACAACATCGCTTCTCCAGCGACCTAATAGGTGGGAGAAAGGGTTTGGGAGGAGCAAAGACGGTAAATGTCAAAGTAATGGCTTCAAAAAGATCATCAGGGCCATATAGTCACAATTTCGACGGGAAGCTAGTGGATGAGAGCATGATAGTGTTGAGAAAGCGGATTCAGGAGATGCAGAGGGTGGAGAAGAGTTATGAGCCTCCCCAGCATTGGATGGAGTGGGAGAAACAATACAAGAAAGAAAAGTACGACCTCGATGTTTGCCAAGCTGTGGGGAGCTTGCAATCCAAGCTCATGGAAACCAGGCCTGCCGTTGCTTTGGGGATgactcttcttcttctctttaccTTACCAACTTCAATCGCCGCACTTCTCTTTCATCTTATCCCTAATTCCCTATGA